A single region of the Streptococcus macedonicus ACA-DC 198 genome encodes:
- the proA gene encoding Gamma-glutamyl phosphate reductase codes for MGYIDELGKNAKVASQSLVKLGTAEKNQILGQVADALLAETDYILAENARDVDQAQENGISPVMVDRLRLDAKRIEGIVEGVRQVADLQDPIGQVVRGYTNLDGLKIVQKRVPLGVIAMIFESRPNVSVDAFSLAFKTSNAIILRGGRDAIHSNTALVTVIRKALTKAGVNENVVQLVEDTSHSVAEELMQAVDYVDVLIPRGGARLIQTVKEKSKVPVIETGVGNVHIYVDDSADLDMATKIVINAKTQRPSVCNAAESLLVHKAVAKIFLPQLEEAIAKVHAVEFRADDKALAIFKNAVAATDEDYGTEFSDYVMSVKVVDSVDDAIDWVNRYTTHHSEAIITKDLEHAERFQDEVDAAAVYVNASTRFTDGFVFGLGAEIGISTQKMHARGPMGLEALTSTKFYINGKGQIRE; via the coding sequence ATGGGCTATATTGATGAATTAGGCAAAAATGCTAAAGTAGCTAGCCAAAGTTTGGTAAAGCTTGGAACTGCTGAAAAAAATCAGATTTTAGGACAAGTTGCTGATGCTTTACTTGCAGAGACAGACTATATTTTGGCTGAAAATGCACGTGATGTTGACCAAGCACAGGAAAATGGTATTTCGCCTGTTATGGTTGACCGTTTGCGTCTAGATGCTAAGCGTATTGAGGGGATTGTTGAGGGCGTCCGTCAAGTTGCGGATTTGCAAGACCCGATTGGTCAGGTTGTCCGTGGTTATACCAATCTTGATGGCTTGAAAATCGTTCAAAAACGTGTACCACTTGGCGTGATTGCTATGATTTTTGAAAGCCGTCCAAATGTATCTGTTGATGCTTTCAGCCTTGCTTTTAAAACAAGTAATGCTATTATTTTGCGTGGTGGTCGCGATGCCATTCATTCTAATACAGCCCTTGTGACGGTTATCCGAAAAGCTCTTACTAAAGCAGGTGTAAATGAAAACGTCGTTCAGCTTGTTGAGGATACTAGCCATTCCGTTGCTGAAGAATTAATGCAAGCTGTTGATTATGTTGATGTTCTTATTCCACGTGGTGGAGCTCGTTTAATTCAAACGGTCAAAGAAAAATCAAAAGTTCCTGTTATTGAAACAGGTGTCGGAAATGTTCATATTTACGTTGATGATTCGGCTGACCTTGATATGGCAACGAAGATTGTGATTAATGCTAAAACGCAACGTCCAAGTGTTTGTAATGCTGCAGAAAGCTTGCTTGTTCACAAAGCGGTAGCAAAAATATTCTTACCACAGTTAGAAGAAGCAATCGCAAAAGTTCATGCTGTTGAATTTCGTGCAGATGATAAAGCGCTAGCTATTTTCAAAAATGCAGTAGCAGCCACAGATGAGGATTACGGTACAGAATTTTCAGATTATGTCATGTCTGTCAAAGTGGTTGACTCTGTTGATGACGCTATTGATTGGGTGAATCGTTACACGACTCATCATTCAGAAGCTATTATCACCAAAGACCTTGAACACGCTGAACGTTTCCAAGATGAAGTGGATGCGGCTGCGGTTTATGTCAATGCCTCAACACGCTTCACAGACGGTTTTGTCTTTGGATTGGGTGCAGAAATTGGCATTTCAACACAAAAAATGCATGCGCGTGGTCCAATGGGCTTGGAAGCTTTGACAAGTACAAAATTTTACATTAATGGTAAAGGACAAATTCGAGAATAA
- a CDS encoding Cell division protein FtsL gives MTDKHRNEAISNALKRRIRKFSRIEKVFYGSIILTAIIMAVSIIYLQSRNLQVQQEITNLNSQISDMQTDYDNAKQEVNELTSRDRIEQIAGNAGLTSQQDNIKQVE, from the coding sequence ATGACAGATAAACATCGTAACGAAGCTATTTCTAATGCGCTTAAAAGACGGATTAGAAAATTTTCGAGAATTGAAAAAGTTTTTTATGGTTCTATCATTTTGACGGCTATTATCATGGCTGTTAGTATTATTTACCTACAGAGCCGTAATCTACAAGTGCAACAAGAAATCACAAATCTTAATAGTCAGATAAGTGATATGCAGACAGATTATGATAATGCTAAACAAGAGGTTAACGAATTAACAAGTCGTGACCGTATTGAACAAATAGCAGGAAATGCAGGCTTGACTAGCCAACAGGATAATATTAAACAGGTGGAGTAA
- the tnpA gene encoding IS1167, transposase yields MEQLYHTTQLIGIKDKNITLNKVLKHKTHIEMIATLDYAPGNCNHCQGKQIKYDFQKPSKIPFLEVAGFPSLIRLKKRRFQCKNCRKVTVSETSLVQKNCQISEPLRQKVAQALVNRQALTHIAQDLAISTSTVHRKLREFTFKEDFSRLPEILSIDEFSYQKGKLAFIAQDFETKKIITILENRTQTTIRNHFFRYSKEARNSVKVVTVDMSGSYIPMIPKLFPKAKIVIDRFHIVQHMSRALNHTRIQLMKQFDKKSLEYRALKYYWKSVLKDSRKLSLNSFRSRTFGETLTPKECLTEIFHLVPELKGYYDLYQLLLFHLQEKNADYFFDLIEEALPHLNQTFKTALRTILHHKQHVINAIELPYSNAKLEATNKLIKDIKRNAFGFRNFDNFKKRIFIALNMQKEKTHFVSSRA; encoded by the coding sequence ATGGAACAACTCTATCATACTACACAATTGATTGGAATTAAAGACAAAAATATCACGTTGAACAAAGTTTTGAAACACAAGACACACATTGAGATGATAGCTACACTGGACTACGCTCCTGGAAACTGTAATCACTGTCAGGGAAAACAGATAAAATATGACTTCCAAAAGCCATCGAAAATACCATTTCTTGAGGTGGCTGGCTTCCCCAGTCTTATTAGGCTCAAGAAACGGCGTTTTCAATGCAAGAATTGTCGTAAGGTAACCGTCTCTGAAACCAGCTTGGTACAGAAAAACTGTCAAATCTCTGAACCTCTCAGACAGAAGGTCGCGCAAGCCTTGGTCAATCGTCAAGCCTTAACACACATTGCTCAGGATTTAGCGATTTCAACCTCTACCGTACACCGAAAACTCAGGGAATTCACTTTCAAAGAGGACTTCTCTCGTCTGCCTGAAATCCTCTCCATCGATGAGTTTTCGTATCAAAAAGGAAAGCTTGCCTTCATTGCACAGGATTTTGAGACCAAGAAAATCATCACCATCCTTGAGAATCGGACACAAACAACCATTCGCAATCATTTCTTCAGGTATTCTAAAGAGGCTAGGAACAGCGTGAAAGTCGTTACCGTTGATATGTCTGGCAGCTACATCCCGATGATTCCTAAGCTCTTTCCCAAAGCTAAGATTGTTATTGACCGTTTCCACATTGTTCAACACATGAGCCGTGCTCTTAATCACACACGTATTCAACTTATGAAACAGTTCGACAAGAAATCTTTAGAATATCGTGCCCTCAAATACTACTGGAAATCCGTGCTGAAAGACAGTCGTAAACTCTCTCTAAACAGCTTTCGTTCAAGGACTTTTGGAGAAACGCTCACACCAAAAGAATGTTTGACCGAGATATTCCACCTTGTCCCTGAGTTGAAAGGGTATTATGACCTCTACCAGCTCCTACTGTTCCACCTGCAAGAGAAAAACGCTGACTACTTCTTTGACTTGATTGAAGAAGCCTTACCACATCTCAATCAAACCTTTAAAACAGCTCTGAGAACTATCCTTCACCACAAGCAACACGTCATAAACGCTATTGAGCTTCCTTATTCTAACGCCAAACTGGAGGCAACCAACAAACTCATCAAAGACATCAAGCGTAATGCCTTTGGATTCAGGAACTTTGACAACTTTAAAAAACGTATCTTTATCGCTTTAAACATGCAAAAAGAGAAGACGCATTTCGTCTCCTCTCGTGCTTAG
- the pbpX gene encoding Cell division protein FtsI [Peptidoglycan synthetase] codes for MKKLMNRFLDYVVKDRRTPNKNRERVGQNLMILAVFLFFVFVINFAIIIGTDTKFGHNLSTEASEVYQQTVTVQAKRGTIYDRNGVALAEDSTTYSIYAIISTSYVSSTGEKLYVKKSQYEKVAEILNEQLGIDKDEVLSQLKQDGLFQVSFGSSGSGLSYSTKSAIETAMDKAGIKGIGFTSTPGRMYPNSIFASQFLGLTQLKENKDGTSSIVGTSGLEASLDDILSGTDGKVTYQKDKNGNLLLGTETTVKQAVDGKDVYTTLSEPLQSYLESQMDIFQNETQGTYASATVVNAKTGEILATTQRPTYNAQTLDGYSEDNLKTWNTLLYQNYYEPGSTMKVMTLASAIDDGVFNPNEVISTINGITVADTTINDWNVNEGMTSVQHLTYAQGFAWSSNVAMTSLEQKMGKDKWLTYLSRFKFGYPTRFGMLNEDSGLLPSDNEVTVAMSSFGQGIGVTQVQMLRAFTAISNGGVMLAPQFISQIYDPNTNSARVATSEVVGNPVSEDAADQTLDYMVTVGTDSQYGTLYNSTTGQPYIQVGDYSVAVKSGTAQIAASAEDGGGYLTGDNDYIYSVVAIVPSDDPEFIMYVTLQQPSEQFRAMYWQDIVNPVLERAMMIKDTLTSTAVTGTDTETEYTLKDYIGESPGDTAQELRDNLVQPVVVGSGSKIKKMSKKVGSNLSANEQILLWTGDLETVPDMYGWTKENVEKFAKWTGIKITFKGSDSGTVTKQSVESETDIDGVKKITITLGE; via the coding sequence ATGAAGAAATTAATGAACCGTTTTTTAGACTATGTGGTAAAGGATAGACGAACGCCCAACAAAAACCGTGAGCGCGTTGGTCAGAATTTGATGATTCTGGCGGTCTTCCTTTTCTTTGTGTTTGTTATCAATTTTGCCATTATTATTGGGACAGATACAAAGTTCGGACACAATTTGTCAACAGAAGCGTCAGAAGTTTATCAACAGACAGTAACCGTTCAGGCTAAACGTGGTACGATTTATGACCGTAATGGTGTTGCTCTTGCGGAGGATTCAACAACTTACAGTATCTATGCCATTATTTCAACATCTTATGTTTCATCAACAGGTGAAAAGCTTTATGTCAAAAAATCTCAGTATGAGAAAGTGGCAGAGATTTTAAATGAACAGCTTGGAATTGACAAGGATGAAGTGCTGAGTCAGCTAAAACAAGATGGGCTTTTCCAAGTTTCTTTCGGAAGTTCAGGTTCTGGGCTGTCATACAGTACAAAATCAGCTATTGAAACGGCTATGGACAAAGCTGGCATTAAAGGAATTGGTTTCACTTCAACGCCTGGGCGTATGTATCCAAATAGTATTTTTGCTTCACAATTCCTTGGTTTGACACAATTAAAAGAAAATAAAGATGGCACATCAAGTATTGTAGGAACATCAGGTCTTGAAGCATCTTTAGATGATATTTTGTCAGGTACAGATGGTAAAGTGACTTATCAAAAAGATAAAAATGGTAATCTGTTACTTGGTACTGAAACAACGGTTAAACAAGCTGTCGATGGGAAAGACGTTTACACAACACTTTCTGAACCATTGCAATCTTACTTGGAGTCTCAAATGGATATCTTCCAAAATGAAACCCAAGGAACGTATGCTAGTGCCACAGTTGTTAATGCAAAAACCGGTGAAATTTTAGCAACGACACAACGTCCAACTTACAATGCGCAAACCTTGGATGGATATAGTGAGGATAATCTAAAAACTTGGAACACCTTACTCTATCAAAACTATTATGAACCAGGGTCAACCATGAAAGTCATGACCCTTGCTTCAGCAATTGATGACGGTGTTTTCAATCCTAATGAGGTTATTTCAACAATCAATGGAATTACGGTTGCTGATACAACAATCAATGACTGGAACGTCAACGAAGGAATGACTTCGGTTCAGCACCTGACTTACGCGCAAGGTTTTGCTTGGTCAAGTAACGTTGCTATGACTAGCCTTGAACAAAAAATGGGGAAAGACAAGTGGCTCACTTATCTTTCGCGTTTCAAATTTGGTTATCCAACACGTTTTGGTATGCTAAATGAGGACAGTGGTTTGTTACCTTCTGATAATGAAGTAACAGTAGCCATGAGCTCATTTGGTCAAGGGATTGGTGTTACACAAGTGCAAATGTTGCGTGCTTTTACAGCTATCTCTAATGGTGGTGTTATGCTAGCGCCGCAATTCATTAGTCAGATTTACGATCCAAATACGAATTCGGCACGTGTAGCGACATCAGAAGTTGTTGGTAATCCTGTTTCAGAAGATGCTGCTGACCAAACACTTGATTACATGGTAACTGTTGGTACTGATTCACAATATGGTACCTTGTATAACAGCACAACAGGCCAACCATATATCCAAGTTGGTGACTATTCCGTCGCTGTGAAATCTGGTACTGCCCAAATTGCTGCTTCGGCCGAAGACGGTGGTGGGTACTTAACTGGAGATAATGATTACATTTACTCAGTTGTTGCGATTGTGCCATCAGATGACCCAGAATTTATCATGTATGTAACGCTTCAACAACCATCTGAACAATTCAGAGCTATGTATTGGCAAGATATTGTCAATCCAGTGCTTGAAAGGGCGATGATGATTAAAGATACCTTGACTAGTACAGCGGTAACGGGAACTGATACAGAAACCGAATATACACTAAAAGATTATATCGGTGAAAGCCCAGGAGATACAGCTCAAGAACTTCGTGATAACCTTGTACAACCAGTTGTTGTTGGTTCAGGTAGCAAGATTAAGAAAATGTCTAAAAAAGTCGGAAGCAACCTTTCTGCTAATGAGCAAATCTTGCTTTGGACAGGTGATCTTGAAACAGTGCCAGATATGTATGGTTGGACGAAAGAAAATGTTGAAAAATTTGCTAAATGGACTGGAATTAAGATAACCTTTAAGGGTTCCGATTCGGGAACAGTCACGAAACAAAGTGTCGAATCTGAAACAGATATCGACGGTGTAAAAAAAATTACAATTACTCTAGGAGAATAA
- the proB gene encoding Glutamate 5-kinase has protein sequence MKRNFETVNRIVIKIGTSSLVMPNGKINLEKIDQLAFVISSLMNKGKDVILVSSGAMGFGLNVLNMDKRPTEIARQQAVSSVGQVAMMSLYSQIFSHYQTEVSQLLITRDVIEYPESLENFTNAFEMLLTMRIVPIVNENDAISVDEMDHTTKFGDNDRLSAIVAKVTKADLLIMLSDIDGLYDKNPNIYDDAKLHEHVTEITDEIIKSAGGAGSKFGTGGMLSKIKSAQMIFDNNSQMILMNGANPRDILKALEGANIGTWFSQVN, from the coding sequence ATGAAACGAAATTTTGAAACTGTTAATCGAATTGTTATAAAAATTGGGACAAGCTCACTTGTCATGCCAAATGGCAAAATTAATCTTGAAAAAATTGACCAACTAGCTTTTGTTATCTCTAGCTTGATGAATAAAGGAAAAGATGTTATTTTGGTGTCATCTGGTGCCATGGGTTTTGGGCTCAATGTGTTAAATATGGACAAACGTCCGACAGAAATTGCACGTCAACAGGCGGTGTCAAGTGTTGGGCAGGTTGCTATGATGAGCCTTTATTCTCAAATCTTTTCGCATTATCAGACAGAAGTTAGTCAGCTGTTGATTACACGTGATGTTATTGAATATCCTGAAAGCTTAGAAAATTTCACTAATGCCTTTGAAATGTTATTAACAATGAGAATTGTGCCAATCGTTAACGAAAACGATGCTATTAGCGTTGATGAAATGGATCACACAACAAAATTTGGTGATAATGACCGACTTTCAGCGATTGTAGCTAAGGTAACCAAAGCAGATTTGTTAATCATGTTATCAGATATTGACGGACTTTACGATAAAAATCCAAATATCTATGATGATGCCAAACTTCACGAACACGTTACTGAAATTACGGACGAAATCATTAAATCAGCGGGCGGTGCTGGAAGTAAATTTGGCACGGGAGGCATGCTCAGCAAGATTAAGAGTGCTCAAATGATTTTTGACAATAACAGTCAGATGATTTTGATGAACGGTGCAAATCCGCGTGATATTTTAAAAGCTTTAGAAGGTGCTAATATTGGAACGTGGTTTTCACAAGTGAATTAA
- the rsmH gene encoding rRNA small subunit methyltransferase H, which translates to MIYDIMKSMTTDFHHITVLLHETVDMLDIKPDGVYVDATLGGAGHSEYLLSKLGPTGHLYAFDQDQTAIDNAQIRLKDYIEKGQVTFIKDNFRNLASNLASHGVTEIDGILYDLGVSSPQLDERERGFSYKKDAPLDMRMNRDQDLSAYDVVNTYDYHDLVRIFFKYGEDKFSKQIARKIEQARKVKSIETTTELAEIIKSAKPAKELKKKGHPAKQIFQAIRIEVNDELGAADESIQQAIELLAVDGRISVITFHSLEDRLTKQLFKEASTVDVPKGLPFIPEDMQPKLALVNRKPILPSEEELEVNNRSHSAKLRVARKVCK; encoded by the coding sequence ATGATTTATGATATAATGAAAAGTATGACAACAGATTTTCATCATATTACAGTGCTTCTACATGAAACCGTTGATATGCTTGATATCAAGCCTGATGGTGTCTATGTAGATGCAACGCTTGGTGGGGCAGGGCACAGTGAGTACCTGCTTTCTAAGCTTGGACCGACTGGTCATCTTTACGCGTTTGACCAAGACCAGACGGCTATTGATAATGCACAAATTCGTTTAAAAGACTATATTGAAAAAGGACAAGTCACTTTTATCAAGGATAATTTCAGAAACCTAGCTTCCAATTTGGCGTCTCATGGTGTGACTGAAATTGATGGTATTTTGTATGACCTTGGGGTGTCAAGCCCACAATTGGATGAGCGTGAGCGTGGCTTTTCGTATAAAAAAGACGCGCCTTTAGACATGCGTATGAACCGTGACCAAGACTTGTCAGCTTATGATGTGGTTAACACTTATGATTATCATGACTTGGTTCGTATTTTTTTCAAGTATGGCGAGGACAAGTTCTCAAAACAAATTGCACGTAAAATTGAGCAGGCGCGAAAAGTTAAGTCGATTGAGACAACGACAGAATTAGCAGAAATCATTAAATCTGCTAAGCCTGCTAAGGAACTCAAGAAAAAAGGACATCCTGCGAAGCAGATTTTCCAAGCCATTCGTATTGAAGTCAATGATGAACTCGGTGCGGCAGATGAGTCTATCCAACAAGCTATTGAGTTATTGGCAGTTGATGGGCGCATTTCAGTGATTACTTTCCATTCTTTGGAAGACCGTTTGACAAAACAGTTATTCAAAGAAGCTTCTACCGTAGATGTGCCGAAAGGGTTGCCTTTTATTCCTGAGGATATGCAACCTAAGCTTGCTTTGGTTAATCGAAAACCTATTTTGCCAAGCGAAGAAGAGTTAGAAGTCAATAATCGTTCTCACTCAGCCAAGCTCCGTGTGGCTAGAAAGGTTTGTAAATAA
- the mraY gene encoding Phospho-N-acetylmuramoyl-pentapeptide-transferase — MFLSLIAGIVAFVLTVFAMPHFIRIYQIKKIGGQQMHEDVKQHLAKAGTPTMGGAVFLTVGILVSLIFSLFVEKQNGASMGATAGILLVVLIYGIIGFLDDFLKIFKQINEGLTPWQKMSLQIIGGLIFYFIHVRPSGTNDLNVFGFDLHLGILYVFFVLFWVVGFSNAVNLTDGIDGLASISVAISLVAYGIIAFAQRQFDVLLIIVTMIGALFGFFVFNHKPAKVFMGDVGSLALGAMLAAISIALRQEWTLLIIGIVYVFETSSVMLQVSYFKYTKKKYGEGRRIFRMTPFHHHLELGGLTGKSEKWSERKVDAFLWSVGAIASILTLIALYVF, encoded by the coding sequence ATGTTTTTAAGTTTAATCGCAGGTATTGTCGCTTTTGTGTTGACAGTATTTGCCATGCCCCACTTTATCCGTATTTACCAAATCAAGAAAATCGGTGGGCAACAAATGCACGAGGATGTCAAACAACATTTGGCTAAAGCTGGTACTCCAACCATGGGAGGAGCAGTTTTTCTAACAGTTGGAATCCTTGTTAGCCTCATTTTTAGCTTGTTTGTCGAAAAGCAAAACGGTGCTTCAATGGGAGCAACGGCAGGCATTCTTTTGGTGGTTCTCATTTATGGGATTATTGGTTTTCTTGATGATTTTTTGAAAATCTTTAAACAAATTAATGAAGGCTTGACACCTTGGCAAAAAATGAGCTTGCAAATTATTGGTGGCTTGATTTTCTACTTCATTCATGTCCGTCCAAGCGGAACAAATGATTTAAATGTCTTTGGTTTTGACCTTCATCTTGGTATTCTTTACGTTTTCTTTGTTCTTTTCTGGGTTGTTGGTTTTTCAAACGCCGTTAATTTGACAGACGGTATTGATGGTTTGGCTTCTATTTCAGTTGCTATCAGCTTGGTTGCCTATGGAATCATCGCCTTTGCTCAACGACAATTTGATGTCTTGTTGATTATCGTGACAATGATTGGTGCTTTGTTTGGCTTCTTTGTCTTTAACCATAAACCTGCCAAAGTCTTTATGGGTGATGTGGGAAGTCTGGCTTTAGGAGCAATGCTTGCAGCAATTTCTATTGCACTTCGCCAAGAATGGACTTTGTTAATCATTGGTATCGTTTATGTCTTTGAAACAAGTTCAGTCATGCTTCAAGTGTCATATTTCAAATACACGAAGAAAAAATATGGTGAAGGGCGTCGTATTTTTCGCATGACACCATTCCATCATCATTTGGAACTTGGTGGTTTGACAGGGAAATCAGAAAAATGGTCAGAACGGAAAGTTGATGCTTTCTTGTGGAGTGTTGGCGCTATTGCCAGTATTTTGACCTTGATTGCACTTTACGTATTTTAA
- a CDS encoding ABC transporter permease protein — MNWSTVWELTKINILYSSPQSVTAAKRKQERKPSKGFSAYKSVMRQQILLSLLFAVIYISMYANIDFRYFPGYFSFYIAIFFIMATLNAFSAMYSIFYESDDVRLYAHLPIKSSELYMAKVISSFGMGITFLMPLLSLFFIAYWQIAGIVLAIPLTIILFFVLFAAMILLALYLNSFVGKIILRSQHRKIVSTVLMSISTIGAVGAILYMNVINSQNMTYDDNVAFADHTVLPYFRGFYDVVKAPFQSATVLNFWLPLLVLMILTVGVVKWLMPTYYKEVLYAKPKSKPKQKASSASQKALKGKLLKTMMIRHHMSTLQNATLLTQTYLLPLIYVVIFITPSVTNGVSLAEVPNDYFGVAMLIGIVLGSFCSTPNSFVGVGISLEKENLTFFKALPINFKDFLVQKFLTLVGLQALVPAIVYLLVGLFVLKAPLVLIIFFILGLLASILLQGQLMYHRDFKFLDLKWQDVTQLFNRHAGQWLTLAIILIALVVGGSLGAGTFLLGVLLKDVLLANVLFAILAVLIGIAFQIVIYHTFWKKL, encoded by the coding sequence ATGAATTGGTCAACAGTTTGGGAGTTAACCAAGATTAATATCCTCTATTCTAGCCCACAGTCTGTCACGGCGGCAAAGCGAAAACAAGAACGTAAACCAAGCAAAGGTTTTTCGGCTTATAAGAGTGTGATGCGCCAGCAAATTCTCCTCAGCCTTTTGTTTGCGGTCATTTACATTTCTATGTATGCTAACATTGATTTTCGTTATTTCCCAGGGTATTTCTCTTTTTACATAGCGATTTTCTTTATCATGGCAACTCTAAATGCTTTTTCAGCCATGTATAGCATTTTTTATGAGAGCGATGATGTTCGTCTTTATGCACATTTGCCGATTAAATCGAGTGAACTTTATATGGCAAAAGTTATTTCCAGTTTTGGTATGGGCATTACATTTTTAATGCCACTTTTGTCCTTGTTTTTTATCGCTTACTGGCAAATAGCAGGGATTGTACTAGCGATTCCGTTGACAATTATCCTCTTTTTTGTTCTGTTTGCGGCTATGATTTTGTTGGCACTTTATCTTAATAGTTTTGTGGGAAAAATCATTCTTCGAAGTCAGCACCGAAAAATCGTCTCGACTGTTCTCATGTCTATTTCAACGATTGGGGCAGTCGGTGCCATTCTTTACATGAATGTTATCAACAGTCAGAACATGACTTATGATGATAATGTTGCCTTTGCAGACCATACTGTTTTACCATATTTTCGTGGTTTTTATGACGTGGTAAAAGCACCATTTCAATCAGCGACTGTTCTTAATTTTTGGCTACCTTTGTTAGTGTTGATGATTTTAACAGTTGGGGTTGTCAAATGGTTGATGCCAACGTATTACAAAGAAGTTCTTTATGCTAAGCCTAAATCTAAGCCAAAACAAAAAGCATCGTCAGCATCTCAAAAAGCGTTGAAAGGTAAATTGTTGAAAACGATGATGATTCGTCACCATATGTCAACGTTACAAAATGCAACCTTGCTGACACAAACTTATCTATTGCCTTTGATTTATGTGGTGATTTTTATCACACCGAGTGTGACAAATGGGGTTAGTTTGGCTGAAGTACCGAATGATTATTTTGGTGTGGCAATGCTTATCGGAATTGTTTTGGGAAGTTTTTGTAGCACGCCAAACTCATTTGTTGGGGTTGGGATTTCATTAGAAAAAGAAAATCTGACGTTCTTTAAAGCTCTACCAATCAATTTTAAGGATTTTCTTGTTCAAAAATTTTTAACGCTGGTAGGACTTCAAGCACTTGTTCCAGCTATCGTTTATTTATTAGTGGGCTTGTTTGTCTTAAAAGCACCGCTAGTGTTGATCATTTTCTTTATCCTAGGACTTCTTGCGAGTATCTTGCTTCAGGGACAACTTATGTATCACCGTGATTTTAAATTTCTTGATTTAAAATGGCAAGATGTGACCCAACTTTTTAACCGTCACGCAGGACAATGGCTGACTCTCGCTATTATCCTAATCGCCTTAGTAGTAGGTGGAAGTCTGGGGGCAGGCACATTTTTACTCGGAGTACTACTCAAAGATGTTCTGTTGGCAAATGTTTTGTTTGCAATATTGGCTGTTTTGATAGGAATCGCTTTTCAAATAGTGATTTACCACACATTTTGGAAAAAGTTATAA